The following coding sequences lie in one Arachis stenosperma cultivar V10309 chromosome 5, arast.V10309.gnm1.PFL2, whole genome shotgun sequence genomic window:
- the LOC130982709 gene encoding uncharacterized protein LOC130982709, with protein MPHLTYSQTMTTMTTTTSSPPLLCSFLASKQLLLKPSLSLPQSPKSKPLLNSFSAKPLVPKARSTNSRTVLCFAGRRKPVELAEASPEAGSDGNFRRIFQIALWVAEAVYILWLFLLPYAPGDPVWAISSETVNSLVGLSLNFFFILPFMNFVGIHLIEAPVLHPMAEGLFNFVIAWTFMFAPVLYTDCRRDRYKGSLDVLWGLQMFLTNTFLIPYMAIRLNNADDVSGPSKRSELGSLMTNGASYVGLIGGITCIVSILWALYGRTDANFGGIADRWEFLVGFFGSERLAYAFIWDICLYMIFQPWLLGDNLQNVQEDKVVLVNYLRYIPVVGIIAYLLCLEPKKV; from the exons ATGCCCCACCTTACTTACTCTCAAACTATGACAACGATGACCACAACGACGTCGTCTCCACCACTTCTGTGCTCCTTCCTCGCATCGAAACAATTGCTCCTAAAACCTTCACTCTCTCTTCCCCAATCTCCCAAATCAAAACCGCTCCTCAACTCTTTCTCCGCAAAACCACTTGTCCCCAAAGCGAGAAGCACCAATTCGAGGACCGTTTTGTGCTTCGCGGGTCGCCGAAAACCGGTTGAGTTAGCCGAAGCCTCGCCGGAGGCAGGTAGCGATGGTAATTTCAGGAGAATATTTCAAATAGCATTGTGGGTTGCAGAGGCCGTCTACATTTTGTGGCTCTTCTTGCTTCCTTATGCCCCT GGAGATCCTGTATGGGCAATCAGTTCTGAAACAGTCAACAGTCTTGTGGGTCTTTCGCTCAATTTCTTTTTCATCCTGCCTTTTATGAACTTTG TTGGCATTCATCTGATTGAGGCCCCAGTTCTTCATCCC ATGGCTGAAGGCCTGTTCAACTTTGTGATTGCCTGGACGTTTATGTTTGCCCCAGTGCTGTACACAGATTGTAGGAGAGATAGATACAAGGGTTCTTTAGATGTACTCTGGGGTCTTCAAATGTTCCTCACAAACA cattcttgaTCCCATATATGGCAATCCGATTGAACAATGCTGACGATGTCAGTGGTCCAAGCAAAAGGTCGGAACTAGGTTCCTTGATGACCAATGGTGCCTCATATGTTGGACTCATTGGTGGGATTACATGTATCGTGTCTATATTGTGGGCTCTATATGGCAGAACAGATGCAAATTTTGGTGGCATAGCAGATAGATGGGAATTCCTGGTCGGTTTCTTCGGATCAGAAAGGTTGGCTTATGCCTTCATATGGGACATATGTCTTTACATGATTTTCCAGCCATGGTTACTTGGAGACAACCTCCAGAATGTTCAGGAAGACAAGGTTGTCTTGGTAAATTATCTTAGGTATATACCCGTGGTTGGTATAATTGCTTATCTCCTTTGCTTGGAGCCCAAAAAAGTTTAA
- the LOC130981440 gene encoding aluminum-activated malate transporter 4-like: protein MDARVGTSKESLLPQRNYTDFNGNNNDDDEIRCTRMQRIKNGFREFWLHLHPMDRSGFRKLMFAIKSGLSLALVSLFIYVEQEQLNKYSIWAILTVIVVFEFSVGATLSKGLNRTLGTTLAGGLALVIGELSMLAGKFREIAIVSSIFIAGFLASYVKQHPNMKPYEYGFRVFMLTFCIVLVADSKDFLTTFYYRLILIAVGAGTALLVNIFIYPIWSGEDLHDLVVKNFNGVAASLEGCVNGYLQCVEYQRVPSKILIYQASDDPLYRGYRAAVQSSNQEETLLDFALWEPPHGPYYKFNYPWRSYVNVSGALRHCAFMVMAMHGCILSEIQAPAEKRMVFSNELQKVGNEGAKVLRQLGSKVQKMEKLSNADILFDVHEAAIQLQTKIDQQSFLLVNYDSWKMTRKNNKENETLDNSIDMKVYENKEYLINLINNENGDDNLNSNIEPSLVRDSSNVSQSTTSLNRYWSRPHLTLQGEISEPELKVHESASSLSLATFASLLIEFVARLQNLVDEFQDLSEKAEFKNETL from the exons ATGGATGCGAGGGTTGGAACCAGCAAGGAGAGTCTTCTCCCGCAGAGAAACTACACTGATTTTAATGGCaacaataatgatgatgatgaaataCGATGTACTCGAATGCAAAGGATAAAAAATGGGTTCCGTGAATTTTGGTTGCACCTTCACCCAATGGATCGTTCTGGCTTTAGAAAACTGATGTTTGCAATCAAATCAGGGCTCTCCTTGGCCCTCGTTTCGCTCTTTATATATGTTGAACAGGAACAACTCAACAAGTATTCAATCTGGGCCATCCTCACTGTTATTGTGGTCTTTGAATTTAGCGTAG GTGCAACCCTTAGTAAAGGGTTGAATCGCACTTTGGGAACAACTTTAGCAGGAGGACTTGCTTTGGTTATTGGAGAGTTATCCATGTTAGCTGGAAAGTTTCGGGAGATTGCTATTGTATCTAGTATATTTATTGCAG GGTTTTTAGCAAGTTATGTGAAGCAACACCCAAACATGAAGCCATATGAATATGGATTTCGTGTGTTCATGTTGACATTTTGTATTGTATTAGTGGCAGATAGTAAAGATTTTTTAACGACATTTTATTATAGGCTTATTCTTATAGCTGTTGGAGCTGGCACAGCTTTATTAGTAAATATCTTTATATATCCAATTTGGTCAGGAGAGGATTTACATGACTTAGTGGTAAAAAACTTTAACGGAGTTGCAGCATCTTTAGAAG GTTGTGTTAATGGTTACCTTCAATGTGTTGAATATCAAAGGGTCCCTTCAAAAATTCTTATTTATCAAGCATCGGATGATCCACTTTACAGAGGTTATAGAGCAGCAGTACAATCATCAAATCAGGAGGAAACACTG TTAGATTTTGCATTATGGGAGCCACCTCATGGTCCATATTACAAGTTTAACTATCCTTGGAGAAGTTATGTTAATGTGAGTGGAGCCCTGAGGCATTGTGCTTTCATGGTCATGGCAATGCATGGATGTATCCTTTCCGAGATACAG GCCCCTGCTGAAAAGAGGATGGTGTTCAGTAATGAACTTCAAAAGGTTGGTAATGAAGGAGCCAAAGTATTGCGTCAACTTGGAAGTAAAGTTCAAAAGATGGAAAAGCTAAGCAATGCAGACATACTCTTTGATGTACATGAAGCTGCTATCCAACTACAAACGAAGATTGACCAACAATCATTTCTTTTAGTCAACTATGATAGCTGGAAAATGACAAGAAAGAATAATAAAGAAAATGAAACTCTTGATAATTCAATAGATATGAAAGTCTATGAAAATAAGGAATATTTGATCAATTTGATTAATAATGAAAATGGAGATGATAATTTAAATAGTAATATTGAACCCTCATTAGTTCGAGACTCATCAAACGTTTCACAGAGTACAACATCACTAAATAGATACTGGTCTCGGCCACATCTAACACTTCAAGGAGAAATTAGTGAGCCTGAACTCAAAGTACATGAAAGTGCCAGTTCCTTGTCATTAGCAACATTTGCTTCACTTTTAATAGAATTTGTTGCAAGGCTTCAAAATCTTGTAGATGAATTCCAAGATCTTAGTGAGAAGGCAGAGTTCAAAAACGAAACTTTATAG